A single Candidatus Brocadiaceae bacterium DNA region contains:
- a CDS encoding CvpA family protein: MVSAALLPPIAGILGGADLALLGLVAVAAVLGFLLGLVWMLVMMGMVVGCIWLTLLYHPVVAEQLGTRFSESVRLMGSAAAVFVGALLVCGLLAYLFRDIVNSLKPHLTDRLLGLAFGTLLAGILCAFVAFVAMQYGGEGTRPGAAVENSTVCRALGICFRHALPDRLRHTATRAGGRASGGQP; the protein is encoded by the coding sequence ATGGTATCTGCCGCACTGCTGCCGCCGATTGCCGGGATTCTGGGAGGGGCGGACCTCGCCCTGCTGGGCCTCGTGGCCGTCGCCGCAGTCCTCGGGTTCCTGCTGGGCCTGGTCTGGATGCTGGTGATGATGGGCATGGTGGTGGGGTGCATCTGGCTCACACTCCTCTACCATCCGGTGGTTGCCGAGCAGCTGGGCACGCGCTTCTCGGAGTCCGTGCGGCTGATGGGCAGCGCGGCTGCGGTGTTCGTGGGGGCGCTGCTGGTCTGCGGCCTGCTGGCCTACTTGTTCCGCGACATCGTCAACTCGCTCAAGCCGCACCTGACCGACCGCCTGCTGGGCCTCGCGTTCGGGACGCTCCTGGCCGGCATACTGTGTGCGTTCGTGGCGTTCGTGGCGATGCAGTACGGCGGCGAGGGGACACGGCCGGGCGCGGCGGTGGAGAACTCCACCGTCTGCCGCGCACTGGGCATCTGCTTCCGCCATGCCCTGCCGGACCGCCTTCGGCACACCGCGACCCGAGCCGGCGGACGGGCAAGCGGTGGGCAGCCCTGA